The nucleotide sequence GCCACCGCGCTGCAGATGCACATCTCGAAGCACGCCGCGCGGCTTGGCATGCGCCCGCATTTTCGCGCGCGCCTGCGCGATTTCGACGCGATCTGCCAGATGGTCGCCGCCGATGTCGGCGTTGCACTCGTGCCCGAATCCGCCGCCCGCCGCTGCGCCAGGCTGATGCCGCTCGCGATGGTCCGCCTGCGCGATGCCTGGGCCAACCGCAAGCTCGTGATCTGCGCGCGGAGCTTCAAGGCACTGCCGCGGCCGGCGAAGATGCTGGTGGAGCATTTAAGGGCGGCGGCGGTGTGAGGGCAGACTATCTCGCCGTCTCCACCCCGGCGTCCTTGATCACCTTCGCCCACTTCTTCGTCTCATCGGCGATGAATGCGCGAAAATGCTCCGGCTCGTCGCCGATCAGCGTCGCGCCTTGCTGGCTAAGCTTTTCCTTCACCGCGGGATCCGCCATGGCCTTGGTCGCGAGGGCATGCAGCGCGGCGACGATCTCCTTCGGTGTGCCCTTGGGCGCGACCATGCCGTACCAGTTCTCGACGCGCAGATCGGGAAAACCCGCTTCTGAAAGAGTCGGCACCTCAGGCGCGGTCGGTGCGCGCTCGGCGGAACCGATCGCGATCGGCCGCAGCGCGCCGGCCTTGACCTGCGGCAGCAGCACGGGGAGATCGAGGAACGTCATCTGCACCTGCTGGCCCAACAGATCATTCACCGCGGGCGCGGCGCCGCGATAGGGCACGTGCACGATGTCGATCTTCGCCGTCAGCTTGAACAGCGCGCCGGCGAGATGCGGCAGGCTGCCGGGGCCGGAGGAGGCGAAGTTGAGCTTTCCGGGCTGCGCCTTGGCCAGCGCAATCAGCTCACTGATGTTTTTCGCCTCCACATTGGTGGCGACGACGAGCATTTCCGGCACGGTCGCAACCAGCGTCACCGGCGTGAGGTCGCTCGCCGTGTCGTAGGCGACCCTCTCCATGCTCGGACTGATCGCGAGCGCGCCGGCTGAGGAGATCGCGATGGTATAGCCGTCGGGCGCGGCCTTCGAGACCGCGTCGGTGCCGAGCACGCCGCCCTGGCCGCCGCGATTGTCGATCAGCACCGGCTGGCCCGACAGTTCCGACATGCGCTGGCCGATCACCCGGGCGATGATGTCGTT is from Bradyrhizobium xenonodulans and encodes:
- a CDS encoding Bug family tripartite tricarboxylate transporter substrate binding protein; amino-acid sequence: MKTRHTLLLAILLLLPTLASAQNFPAKPIKLIVPFPAGGPNDIIARVIGQRMSELSGQPVLIDNRGGQGGVLGTDAVSKAAPDGYTIAISSAGALAISPSMERVAYDTASDLTPVTLVATVPEMLVVATNVEAKNISELIALAKAQPGKLNFASSGPGSLPHLAGALFKLTAKIDIVHVPYRGAAPAVNDLLGQQVQMTFLDLPVLLPQVKAGALRPIAIGSAERAPTAPEVPTLSEAGFPDLRVENWYGMVAPKGTPKEIVAALHALATKAMADPAVKEKLSQQGATLIGDEPEHFRAFIADETKKWAKVIKDAGVETAR